The following proteins are encoded in a genomic region of Magallana gigas chromosome 1, xbMagGiga1.1, whole genome shotgun sequence:
- the LOC105336741 gene encoding uncharacterized protein, translated as MTMRVPCCLFVICLCLLSVNAVPRGPVKMKNPRNGRVFFVSFAGNKQDGTPIYRAYDWLSRVRLLAKASIGHFNEILLRLRPSRPGVNGQSDNGSNISPNSGSPSAVAGKQKTPQTKPALPPQPERNPHTRPAQLPQTKPYPQTRPALPPQTKPKPQTRPAQPPQTKPEATQTKPEQQPQTRPALSPQTKPKPQTRPAQPPQTKPEATQTKPEQQPQTRPALSPQTKPEAPQTKPEQQPQTRPALPPQTKPEVPQTKPVQQPQTRPAKPPQTKPEVAQTKPVQQPQTRPAKPPQTKPEAPQTKPEQQPQTRPALPPRTKPALPPKIKPEQPPNKPATKPERSRPALPRGKN; from the exons ATGAcg ATGAGAGTACCGTGTTGTCTTTTCGTCATCTGCTTGTGTCTCCTCTCAGTGAACGCTGTCCCCAGAGGCCCAGTCAAAATGAAAAATCCCAGAAATG GTCGGGTCTTTTTCGTTTCATTTGCTGGAAACAAACAAGATGGGACGCCCATTTACAGGGCGTACGATTGGCTCTCCAGGGTGAGGTTACTTGCGAAAGCGTCTATTGGTCACTTCAATGAGATTCTTCTCCGTCTTAGACCATCGAGACCGGGAGTAAATGGTCAGTCAGACAATGGCTCCAACATCTCACCCAATAGTGGCTCGCCTAGTGCTGTTGCGGGAAAACAAAAAACGCCGCAAACAAAACCAGCACTACCGCCGCAACCAGAACGAAACCCGCATACGAGACCAGCACAGCTGCCGCAAACAAAACCATATCCACAAACGAGACCAGCTCTACCGCCGCAAACAAAACCAAAACCGCAAACGAGACCAGCACAACCGCCGCAAACGAAACCAGAAGCGACGCAAACAAAACCCGAACAACAACCACAAACGAGACCAGCTCTATCGCCACAAACAAAACCAAAACCGCAAACGAGACCAGCACAACCGCCGCAAACGAAACCAGAAGCGACGCAAACAAAACCCGAACAACAACCACAAACGAGACCAGCTCTATCGCCACAAACAAAACCAGAAGCGCCGCAAACGAAACCCGAACAACAACCACAAACAAGACCAGCTCTACCGCCGCAAACGAAACCAGAAGTGCCACAAACAAAACCTGTACAACAACCACAAACGAGACCAGCAAAACCGCCGCAAACGAAACCAGAAGTGGCGCAAACGAAACCCGTACAACAACCACAAACAAGACCAGCAAAACCGCCGCAAACGAAACCAGAAGCGCCGCAAACAAAACCCGAACAACAACCACAAACGAGACCAGCTCTACCGCCACGAACAAAACCAGCACTACCACCGAAAATAAAACCAGAACAACCCCCAAACAAACCAGCAACAAAACCGGAGAGATCTAGACCTGCCTTACCCCGGGGAAAAAATTAA